A single genomic interval of Methylocystis sp. IM3 harbors:
- a CDS encoding phytoene desaturase family protein, producing MSDRKFDAVVIGSGLGGLTAGALLAQAGYSVCLLERNFSIGGAASVYRVGDLWVEASLHQTSDARNPRDVKHHILSRLGILDEIEWQPTGPLYKVRGGPLGEPFELPVGFEAAHDALAARFPDKNAAIKRFLGEVEHIHDALWNLKQAREEGSLAKFSRGLWEVQPAADGWMSSLDEIFTRDFAGAEGLKCALGANLLYYGDDPRRLWWIYYALAQGGYIASGGAYIKGGSRQLSLKLAKCITRAGGQVRMGRLVSQIETDADGAAVAVRHVARRAGDNEERIEARIVLANCAPATAAAMMEAPARAKMEEAFGRRPLSTSLFSANFGLSAKPATVGLTSFLTIDLPSTMGRFDQYGDGATAMADMPKGELPLHAVSNFTAVDSGLWDEPPILLSVLGLDRFDNWKGLTKEEAISRREAWLDAIQARLEQDHPGISGLVTSRMLLNAFSMSSYLNTPEGAVYGFAPLPPEEPIFMGFPRTPATPIGGLFLASAFGGEHGFNGAMLSGAEAARLAAHRLETAPTA from the coding sequence ATGAGCGACAGGAAATTCGACGCCGTGGTGATCGGCTCCGGGCTCGGGGGCCTCACGGCGGGCGCGCTGCTTGCGCAAGCCGGTTACAGCGTTTGCCTTCTGGAGCGCAATTTCAGCATCGGCGGCGCGGCCTCGGTCTACCGGGTCGGCGATCTCTGGGTCGAGGCTTCGCTGCACCAGACCTCGGACGCGCGCAATCCGCGCGACGTGAAACATCATATCCTCAGCCGGCTCGGCATTCTCGACGAGATCGAGTGGCAGCCGACCGGCCCGCTCTATAAGGTGCGCGGCGGCCCTCTCGGCGAGCCCTTCGAACTGCCGGTCGGTTTCGAGGCGGCGCATGACGCGCTCGCCGCGCGCTTCCCCGACAAGAACGCCGCCATCAAACGCTTTCTGGGGGAAGTCGAGCACATCCACGACGCTTTGTGGAACCTCAAACAGGCGCGCGAGGAGGGCTCGCTCGCGAAATTCTCTCGCGGCCTGTGGGAGGTCCAGCCCGCCGCGGACGGCTGGATGAGCTCGCTCGACGAAATCTTCACGCGCGACTTCGCCGGCGCCGAGGGGCTCAAATGCGCGCTCGGGGCCAATCTTCTCTATTATGGCGACGATCCGCGCCGGCTATGGTGGATTTATTATGCGCTGGCGCAGGGCGGTTACATCGCGTCGGGCGGGGCCTACATCAAGGGCGGTTCGCGGCAGTTGAGCCTCAAGCTCGCCAAATGCATCACCAGGGCCGGCGGACAGGTGCGCATGGGCCGGCTCGTCTCGCAGATCGAGACGGACGCCGACGGCGCGGCCGTCGCAGTCCGTCACGTCGCGCGGCGGGCGGGCGACAATGAGGAGCGAATCGAGGCGCGCATCGTGCTCGCCAATTGCGCGCCCGCAACGGCGGCCGCCATGATGGAAGCGCCGGCCCGCGCGAAGATGGAGGAGGCCTTCGGCCGCCGGCCGCTCTCGACTTCGCTCTTCTCCGCAAATTTCGGCCTGAGCGCGAAGCCGGCCACGGTCGGCCTGACGAGTTTCCTCACGATCGACCTGCCCTCGACCATGGGGCGGTTCGACCAGTATGGCGACGGCGCCACGGCCATGGCGGACATGCCGAAGGGCGAATTGCCGCTGCACGCCGTCTCCAATTTCACCGCGGTCGATTCGGGGCTCTGGGACGAGCCGCCCATTCTTCTCAGCGTCCTCGGCCTCGACCGCTTCGACAATTGGAAGGGGCTGACGAAAGAAGAGGCGATCTCCCGCCGCGAGGCCTGGCTCGACGCCATTCAGGCGCGGCTGGAGCAGGACCACCCCGGCATCTCGGGGCTCGTGACCTCGCGCATGCTGCTCAACGCCTTCTCCATGTCGAGCTATCTCAACACGCCGGAAGGCGCGGTCTACGGCTTTGCCCCGCTGCCTCCGGAGGAGCCGATCTTCATGGGCTTCCCGCGCACGCCGGCGACCCCCATTGGCGGGCTGTTCCTCGCCTCGGCCTTCGGCGGCGAACATGGCTTCAATGGCGCCATGCTCTCGGGCGCAGAGGCCGCGCGGCTCGCGGCGCATCGGCTGGAGACGGCGCCCACGGCTTAG
- a CDS encoding efflux RND transporter periplasmic adaptor subunit, whose product MKPKRFLASPQAVWLGLGGLAVAALVAFRVVAGAQDGGAATSAPPPPSVTVAHPLAETVPRWDEFTGRFVAVQRVEVRPRVSGAVEKIHFADGQIVKAGDLLFTIDPRPYQIAVDSARAEVARMQAQTTMLSRDAARGESLVGGGTITRRDMDQRRGGSDSARAQLLGAEASLRNAELNLEWTQVRAPIAGRVSDRRIDTGNLVQAGATLLTTIVTLDPIYFEFDVSESDYLHYARSGAGHQKAGQTPAFVRLADESDWRRKGTIDFLDNQLNVHSGTIRARAVLANKDLFLTPGAFGRVRLNGGDASALLIPDAAVSSDQTSKVVMTVTPDRKVAARPVALGPLHKGLRVVLSGLDRDDLVITAGLANPMVRPGAAVAPVEAAIAPAGN is encoded by the coding sequence ATGAAGCCAAAGCGATTTCTCGCGAGTCCACAAGCTGTGTGGCTGGGCCTGGGAGGGCTGGCGGTCGCCGCCCTCGTCGCCTTCAGGGTCGTCGCGGGCGCGCAGGATGGCGGGGCGGCCACGTCGGCGCCGCCGCCGCCCAGCGTCACGGTGGCGCATCCGCTTGCCGAGACGGTTCCGCGCTGGGACGAATTCACCGGACGATTCGTCGCCGTGCAGCGCGTGGAGGTGCGTCCGCGCGTCTCGGGCGCCGTGGAGAAGATCCATTTCGCCGACGGGCAGATCGTGAAGGCCGGCGATCTTCTCTTCACCATCGACCCGCGCCCCTATCAGATTGCGGTCGACAGCGCCCGCGCCGAGGTCGCGCGCATGCAGGCGCAGACCACCATGCTGTCCCGGGACGCCGCCCGCGGGGAGTCGCTCGTCGGCGGCGGCACGATCACGCGGCGCGACATGGATCAGCGGCGCGGCGGCTCGGATTCCGCCCGCGCCCAGCTTCTGGGCGCCGAGGCGTCGCTGCGCAACGCCGAGCTCAATCTGGAATGGACGCAGGTGCGGGCGCCGATCGCCGGCCGCGTGTCCGACCGGCGCATCGACACCGGCAATCTGGTGCAGGCGGGCGCAACGCTGCTCACGACCATCGTCACGCTCGACCCGATCTATTTCGAGTTCGACGTGTCGGAATCCGATTACCTGCATTATGCCCGCAGCGGCGCGGGGCATCAGAAGGCGGGGCAGACGCCGGCCTTCGTGCGGCTCGCCGACGAGAGCGACTGGAGGCGCAAGGGAACGATCGACTTCCTCGACAATCAGCTCAATGTCCATTCGGGCACGATCCGCGCCCGCGCCGTGCTCGCCAACAAGGATCTCTTCCTGACGCCCGGCGCCTTCGGCCGCGTGCGCCTCAATGGAGGCGACGCGTCGGCCCTGCTCATTCCCGACGCGGCCGTCTCCTCCGACCAGACGAGCAAGGTCGTGATGACCGTGACGCCGGATCGCAAGGTCGCCGCCAGGCCGGTCGCGCTCGGTCCGCTGCACAAGGGCCTGCGCGTCGTGCTCTCCGGCCTCGACCGCGACGATCTCGTCATCACCGCCGGACTCGCCAATCCCATGGTGCGTCCGGGCGCCGCCGTCGCGCCGGTCGAAGCCGCGATTGCTCCTGCGGGAAACTAG
- a CDS encoding formate--tetrahydrofolate ligase produces MSSSTSAAASGASGKDNQHLSPKSDIEISQAANMRPIVDVARDKLGIPAEHIQPYGHYKGKISLDYISSLEGKPDGKLILVTAITPTPAGEGKTTTTVGLTDGLNHIGKKALCCLREPSLGPCFGVKGGAAGGGYAQVVPMEDINLHFTGDFHAIGAANNLLAALIDNHVYWGNSLGLDTRRISWRRVVDMNDRALRSIVSSLGGVSNGFSREDGFDITVASEVMAIFCLASNFADLQKRLGNIVVGQTREKKNIRASELKAAGSMAALLKDAIAPNLVQTLENNPAIIHGGPFANIAHGCNSVIATKSGLKLADYVVTEAGFGADLGAEKFFDIKCRKAGLKPDITVIVATIRALKMHGGVAKEDLKGENVEAVEKGFANLKRHIGNVRKFGVPVLVTVNKFSSDTPAEMEALYRLCKAEGVDCVVADNWGSGGAGAADLARAVVQTIESQPSNFKPLYPDDMPLAEKVRTIAKELYGAADISYDASVKARFAELEKEGFGHLPVCIAKTQYSFSTDQNAKGAPSGFVIPIRELRLSAGAEFVVVVCGDIMTMPGLPKVPAANNIEVGADGRISGLF; encoded by the coding sequence ATGTCGTCATCTACGTCAGCCGCCGCGTCGGGCGCGAGCGGGAAAGACAACCAGCACCTTTCGCCCAAGTCCGACATCGAGATTTCGCAGGCCGCCAACATGCGGCCGATCGTCGACGTGGCGCGCGACAAGCTCGGCATTCCGGCGGAGCACATTCAGCCCTATGGCCACTACAAGGGCAAGATTTCCCTCGACTACATCTCGTCGCTCGAGGGCAAGCCGGACGGCAAGCTCATTCTCGTGACGGCGATCACGCCGACGCCCGCCGGCGAAGGCAAGACCACGACCACGGTCGGCCTCACCGACGGTCTGAACCATATCGGCAAGAAGGCGCTCTGCTGCCTGCGCGAGCCTTCGCTCGGCCCCTGCTTCGGGGTGAAGGGCGGCGCGGCCGGCGGCGGCTATGCGCAGGTCGTGCCGATGGAGGACATCAACCTTCACTTCACGGGCGATTTCCACGCCATCGGCGCGGCCAATAATCTGCTCGCCGCGCTCATCGACAATCACGTCTATTGGGGCAATTCCCTCGGCCTCGACACCCGCCGCATCTCCTGGCGCCGCGTCGTCGACATGAACGACCGCGCGCTGCGCTCGATCGTCTCCTCGCTCGGCGGCGTGTCGAACGGCTTCTCCCGCGAGGACGGCTTCGACATTACGGTGGCTTCCGAGGTCATGGCGATCTTCTGCCTCGCGTCGAATTTCGCCGATCTCCAGAAGCGTCTCGGCAATATCGTCGTCGGCCAGACGCGCGAGAAGAAGAACATTCGCGCCTCCGAGCTGAAGGCTGCGGGCTCCATGGCCGCGCTGCTCAAAGACGCGATCGCGCCCAATCTCGTGCAGACGCTCGAGAACAATCCGGCGATCATCCACGGCGGCCCCTTCGCCAACATCGCGCATGGCTGCAACTCGGTCATCGCCACGAAGTCGGGCCTGAAACTTGCTGATTACGTGGTGACGGAAGCGGGCTTCGGCGCCGATCTCGGAGCCGAGAAGTTCTTCGACATCAAGTGCCGCAAGGCGGGCCTCAAGCCCGACATCACCGTGATCGTTGCGACCATTCGCGCGCTCAAGATGCATGGCGGCGTCGCCAAGGAAGATCTGAAGGGCGAAAACGTCGAGGCGGTCGAGAAGGGCTTCGCCAATCTCAAGCGCCATATCGGCAACGTCCGCAAGTTCGGCGTGCCGGTGCTCGTCACGGTCAACAAATTCTCCTCCGACACGCCGGCCGAGATGGAGGCGCTCTATCGCCTGTGCAAGGCGGAAGGCGTCGACTGCGTCGTCGCGGACAACTGGGGCTCGGGCGGCGCCGGCGCCGCCGACCTGGCGCGCGCCGTCGTGCAGACGATCGAGTCGCAGCCCTCGAACTTTAAGCCGCTCTATCCCGACGACATGCCGCTCGCCGAGAAGGTGCGCACCATCGCCAAGGAGCTCTACGGCGCCGCCGACATCTCCTATGATGCGAGCGTCAAGGCGCGCTTCGCGGAACTGGAGAAGGAGGGCTTCGGCCACCTGCCGGTCTGCATCGCCAAGACGCAGTACAGCTTCTCGACCGATCAGAACGCCAAGGGCGCGCCCTCGGGCTTCGTGATTCCGATTCGCGAGCTGCGTCTCTCCGCGGGCGCCGAATTCGTCGTGGTGGTCTGCGGCGACATCATGACCATGCCCGGCCTGCCGAAGGTTCCGGCCGCCAACAACATCGAAGTGGGCGCGGACGGCCGCATCAGCGGCCTGTTCTGA
- a CDS encoding HdeA/HdeB family chaperone, protein MKKLIVALALAGALAPSLSQAQVKIDMMKVTCGEVLAMSPDDQADFAAFMSGFFSQKAGRSFIDMSLFKRNTASVLDWCKSNKDQSVMVGLERATEKK, encoded by the coding sequence ATGAAGAAACTAATCGTCGCGCTGGCGCTCGCGGGCGCGCTCGCGCCGTCGCTGTCGCAGGCGCAGGTCAAGATCGACATGATGAAGGTCACCTGCGGAGAAGTGCTCGCCATGTCGCCCGACGACCAGGCGGACTTCGCCGCCTTCATGAGCGGCTTCTTCTCACAGAAGGCCGGCCGCAGCTTCATCGACATGAGCCTGTTCAAGCGGAACACCGCGAGCGTGCTGGACTGGTGCAAGTCCAACAAGGACCAGTCGGTGATGGTGGGCCTCGAGCGCGCCACCGAGAAGAAGTAA
- a CDS encoding efflux RND transporter permease subunit: MRFPHFFIERPIFAAVLSMLLTIAGLIAARTLPVSEYPDIAPPTVMITATYPGASAEVIAQTVASPIEQEVNGVDDMLYIASQSTGDGLLTINVVFKTGVNIDLAQVLVQNRVAIATPRLPEEVQRFGVVVKKASPDLMMVVHLRSPDGSRTQQYISNYATLYVRDVLARLEGVGDVRVFGARDYSMRVWLDPDKIAARGMTAGEVVMALRAANLQVAAGAINQPPAASPGAFQLSVRTLGRLSEPAQFSDIVLRSDADGQVRLRDVARVEIGAQDYTVNAYLDRDPATAIAIFQKPGSNALATSEAVEAAMAEAKKQFPAGIDYSIVYNPTEFIQQSVDQVVRTLGEAIILVVLVVILFLQTWRAAIIPVVAIPVSLIGSFAVMKLLGLTFNTLSLFGLVLAIGIVVDDAIVVVENVERYLDHGLTPKEAAHKTMDEVGGALIAIALVLCAVFVPVAYITGLQGAFYKQFAITIASATLISAFVSLTLSPALAAILLHPRGEEKEPEGRLAVLLHAFFARFNLLFERLSDRYGSMTARLVRLGLVSLIVYAGLIGVALELLRRTPTGLVPTLDRGYLIAAFQLPPGAALDRTDAVMRQATDIILKRPGVESSVVFTGFDGATFTNAPNSGVIFVTLKPFAERHRQGVTAIGVRDDLRAALSPIKEAFVFVLEPPAVPGIGTGGGLKGYVQDRGGMGLPALEAATWGLAGPAMGAPGVAQAFTLFNTRTPQIFADIDRTKAEMIGVPISRVFETLSVYLGSVFVNDFNILGRTYRVMAQADNPHRLTLRDISELKTRSATGEMTPLGAIATFRDTTGAFRVPRYNLYPAAEVQVNLQHGVSSGQGIAVIEGLAKQTLPRGFGFEWTEIALQEKLAGNTAMLAFGLAVVFVFLLLAALYESLVLPLAVILIVPMCVLAAMAGVALEGLDRNILVEIGLVVLIGLAAKNAILIVEFARQGEDEGKDRFAAAIEAARTRLRPILMTSLAFILGVLPLVVSHGAGAEMRQSLGVAVFSGMIGVTLFGLAFTPIFYVLSRALSLRMRGRAP, from the coding sequence ATGCGCTTTCCGCATTTCTTCATCGAGCGGCCGATCTTCGCCGCCGTCCTGTCGATGCTGCTCACCATCGCCGGCCTCATCGCCGCGCGGACGCTGCCCGTGTCGGAATATCCCGACATCGCGCCGCCGACGGTGATGATCACCGCGACCTATCCCGGCGCCTCGGCGGAGGTCATCGCGCAGACGGTCGCCTCTCCGATCGAGCAGGAGGTCAATGGCGTCGACGACATGCTCTACATCGCCTCGCAATCGACGGGCGACGGCCTGCTCACGATCAATGTCGTGTTCAAGACGGGCGTCAACATCGATCTGGCGCAGGTGCTGGTGCAAAATCGCGTGGCGATCGCGACGCCGCGCCTGCCGGAGGAGGTGCAGCGTTTCGGCGTCGTGGTGAAGAAGGCCTCGCCCGATCTCATGATGGTCGTGCATCTGCGCTCGCCCGACGGCTCGCGCACGCAGCAGTATATTTCCAACTATGCGACGCTCTATGTGCGCGACGTGCTGGCCCGCCTCGAGGGCGTGGGCGACGTGCGCGTCTTCGGCGCGCGCGATTATTCGATGCGCGTCTGGCTCGATCCCGACAAGATCGCCGCGCGCGGCATGACGGCGGGCGAAGTCGTCATGGCGCTGCGCGCGGCCAATCTTCAGGTGGCGGCCGGCGCGATCAACCAGCCGCCCGCGGCCTCCCCCGGCGCCTTTCAGCTTTCCGTGCGCACGCTCGGGCGCCTCTCCGAGCCCGCCCAGTTCTCCGACATCGTGCTGCGCTCGGACGCCGACGGTCAGGTGCGCCTGCGCGACGTGGCGCGCGTCGAGATCGGCGCGCAGGATTATACGGTCAACGCCTATCTCGACCGCGATCCGGCGACGGCCATCGCCATCTTCCAGAAGCCTGGCTCCAATGCGCTCGCCACCTCGGAGGCGGTCGAGGCGGCGATGGCGGAGGCGAAGAAGCAGTTCCCGGCGGGCATAGATTATTCGATCGTCTATAACCCGACCGAGTTCATCCAGCAGTCGGTCGACCAGGTGGTGCGCACGCTCGGCGAGGCGATCATCCTCGTCGTTCTGGTGGTGATCCTGTTCCTGCAGACCTGGCGCGCCGCGATCATTCCCGTCGTCGCCATTCCGGTCTCGCTCATCGGCAGCTTCGCGGTGATGAAGCTCCTCGGCCTGACCTTCAACACGCTCTCGCTCTTCGGCCTCGTGCTCGCCATCGGCATCGTGGTCGACGACGCCATCGTCGTCGTCGAGAATGTCGAACGCTATCTCGATCACGGGCTCACGCCGAAGGAAGCCGCGCACAAGACGATGGACGAGGTCGGCGGCGCGCTGATCGCCATTGCGCTCGTGCTCTGCGCGGTCTTCGTGCCGGTCGCCTATATCACCGGGCTTCAGGGCGCCTTCTACAAGCAGTTCGCCATCACCATCGCCTCGGCGACGCTCATCTCCGCCTTCGTCTCGCTCACGCTCTCGCCGGCGCTCGCCGCCATTCTTCTGCATCCGAGAGGCGAGGAGAAAGAGCCGGAGGGGCGGCTTGCGGTTTTGCTCCACGCCTTCTTCGCGCGCTTCAATCTACTCTTCGAGCGCCTGTCCGATCGCTATGGGTCGATGACTGCGCGGCTCGTGCGCCTGGGGCTCGTTTCGCTCATCGTCTATGCGGGGCTGATCGGCGTGGCGCTGGAGCTTTTGCGGCGCACGCCGACGGGCCTCGTGCCGACGCTCGACCGCGGCTATCTCATCGCCGCCTTTCAATTGCCGCCGGGCGCGGCGCTCGATCGCACCGACGCGGTGATGCGGCAGGCGACCGACATCATCCTCAAGCGGCCGGGCGTCGAATCGAGCGTGGTGTTCACGGGCTTCGACGGCGCGACCTTCACCAATGCGCCCAATTCCGGCGTGATCTTCGTCACGCTGAAACCCTTCGCCGAGCGCCACCGGCAGGGGGTGACGGCGATCGGCGTCCGCGACGATCTGCGCGCGGCCCTGTCGCCGATCAAGGAAGCCTTCGTCTTCGTGCTGGAGCCGCCGGCGGTGCCCGGCATCGGCACGGGCGGCGGCCTCAAGGGCTATGTGCAGGATCGCGGCGGCATGGGCCTTCCGGCGCTGGAGGCGGCGACATGGGGGCTCGCCGGCCCGGCCATGGGCGCGCCCGGCGTGGCGCAGGCCTTCACGCTCTTCAACACGCGCACGCCGCAGATCTTCGCCGACATCGACCGCACCAAGGCCGAGATGATCGGCGTGCCGATCTCGCGCGTCTTCGAGACCCTGTCGGTCTATCTCGGCTCGGTCTTCGTCAACGACTTCAACATTCTCGGCCGCACCTACCGCGTCATGGCTCAGGCCGACAATCCGCACCGGCTGACGCTGCGCGACATTTCCGAACTCAAGACCCGCAGCGCGACCGGCGAGATGACGCCGCTCGGCGCCATCGCGACCTTCCGGGACACGACGGGCGCCTTCCGCGTGCCGCGGTACAATCTCTACCCCGCGGCGGAAGTGCAGGTGAACCTTCAGCACGGCGTCTCCTCGGGGCAGGGGATCGCGGTGATCGAAGGGCTCGCCAAACAGACGCTGCCGCGCGGATTCGGCTTCGAATGGACGGAGATCGCGCTGCAGGAGAAGCTTGCCGGCAATACGGCGATGCTCGCCTTCGGCCTTGCGGTCGTCTTCGTCTTTCTGCTGCTCGCGGCGCTCTACGAGAGCCTCGTGCTGCCGCTCGCCGTCATCCTCATCGTGCCCATGTGCGTGCTCGCCGCCATGGCCGGCGTCGCCCTGGAGGGGCTCGATCGGAATATTCTCGTCGAGATCGGCCTGGTCGTGCTGATCGGCCTCGCCGCCAAGAACGCGATTCTCATCGTCGAATTCGCCCGTCAGGGCGAGGACGAGGGCAAGGACCGCTTCGCGGCGGCGATCGAGGCGGCGCGCACCCGGCTGCGGCCCATCCTCATGACCTCCCTCGCCTTCATTCTGGGCGTTCTGCCGCTCGTCGTCTCGCATGGCGCCGGCGCCGAAATGCGCCAGTCGCTCGGCGTCGCGGTGTTCAGCGGCATGATCGGCGTGACCCTGTTCGGGCTCGCCTTCACGCCGATCTTCTATGTGCTGTCGCGCGCGCTCTCCCTGCGGATGCGCGGGCGCGCGCCCTAG
- a CDS encoding outer membrane protein — translation MKKIGLLTAVSLAALSGAAFAADLPYRKAAPAYVPPPPPPPMWTGFYAGLNLGGGWSANSVNPNALTPYASTATGAISLLPGNNNGGTNAGGVVGGGQIGYNYQIGSSFLVGVETDFQGTSMRSGGNSNFFVYPDPNNPGAFLVPLLPGGNAGVALNWFGTVRGRAGFLITPTLLAYGTAGFAYGGVSAGANQSNTRTGWTAGGGVEWMFLPNWSAKAEYLYTDLNSGGATGPFGFQVGYHRHPQINTVRAGVNYHFNWGASAPAVATY, via the coding sequence ATGAAAAAAATCGGTCTTCTCACGGCGGTCTCCCTCGCCGCGCTCAGCGGCGCCGCCTTCGCGGCCGACCTGCCGTATCGCAAGGCGGCCCCCGCCTATGTGCCGCCGCCGCCGCCGCCCCCGATGTGGACCGGCTTCTACGCGGGTCTCAATCTCGGCGGCGGGTGGAGCGCCAACAGCGTCAATCCCAACGCCCTGACGCCTTATGCGAGCACGGCGACCGGCGCCATCTCCCTCCTGCCCGGCAACAACAATGGCGGCACCAACGCCGGCGGCGTCGTGGGCGGCGGCCAGATCGGCTACAACTACCAGATCGGATCGAGCTTCCTCGTCGGCGTCGAGACGGACTTCCAGGGCACGAGCATGCGCTCGGGCGGCAACAGCAACTTCTTCGTCTATCCCGACCCGAACAACCCTGGCGCCTTCCTCGTGCCGTTGTTGCCGGGGGGCAATGCCGGCGTCGCGCTCAACTGGTTCGGCACGGTGCGCGGGCGCGCCGGCTTCCTGATCACGCCGACCCTGCTCGCCTACGGCACGGCAGGCTTCGCCTATGGCGGCGTTTCGGCGGGCGCGAACCAGAGCAATACCCGCACCGGCTGGACCGCTGGCGGCGGCGTGGAATGGATGTTCCTGCCCAACTGGTCGGCCAAGGCCGAATATCTCTACACCGACCTCAACAGCGGCGGCGCGACGGGTCCCTTCGGGTTCCAGGTCGGATACCATCGTCATCCGCAGATCAACACGGTCCGCGCCGGCGTGAATTATCACTTCAACTGGGGCGCCTCGGCTCCGGCCGTCGCCACCTACTGA
- a CDS encoding HdeA/HdeB family chaperone — MIRNVIFAAVAGALLIAAPASAQVTIDMSEITCKDFSGYDPETQNFIGNWMRGYWMSSKNLTVIDTLYVKRNTEKITRYCKKLPKSPLMQAIEKNAR; from the coding sequence ATGATCCGTAACGTCATTTTCGCCGCCGTCGCCGGCGCTCTCCTGATCGCCGCCCCCGCCTCCGCGCAGGTCACGATCGACATGTCCGAGATCACCTGCAAGGATTTCTCGGGCTACGATCCCGAGACCCAGAACTTCATCGGCAACTGGATGCGCGGCTATTGGATGTCCTCCAAGAACCTGACCGTCATCGACACGCTCTACGTGAAGCGCAACACCGAGAAGATCACGCGCTACTGCAAGAAGCTGCCGAAATCCCCGCTGATGCAGGCGATCGAGAAGAACGCCCGCTGA
- a CDS encoding META domain-containing protein — translation MRSAVLGALLSAAFCGSAVLVTLNALAAPALTGKWRILTVAGVDELDAGKSRAEFAGNGRFASTVGCNRIAGAPSTSGGRLSFGPMMTTRMACPPPLDRVEQNYLAALQAARGYRLDGERLLFLDENGETLVALERERERP, via the coding sequence ATGCGTTCCGCCGTTCTTGGCGCCCTTCTGTCGGCGGCGTTTTGCGGCTCGGCCGTGTTGGTCACCCTAAACGCCTTGGCCGCGCCCGCGCTGACGGGCAAATGGCGAATCCTCACGGTGGCCGGCGTCGATGAGCTGGACGCCGGGAAGAGCCGCGCCGAATTCGCCGGAAACGGCCGATTCGCCTCCACCGTCGGCTGCAACCGAATCGCCGGGGCGCCGTCGACCTCCGGCGGCCGGCTGAGCTTCGGGCCGATGATGACGACGCGCATGGCCTGCCCGCCGCCGCTCGACCGGGTGGAGCAGAATTATCTCGCCGCACTGCAAGCGGCGCGCGGCTACAGGCTCGACGGAGAGCGGCTCCTTTTCCTTGACGAAAACGGCGAAACGCTCGTTGCGCTGGAGCGCGAGAGGGAGCGCCCCTAA
- the msrB gene encoding peptide-methionine (R)-S-oxide reductase MsrB — protein sequence MTEESFPVTRSEEEWRARLTREQYEVMRGHGTERPGSCALNHEKRRGVFCCAGCDQPLFRSGEKFESGTGWPSFFDPLPGALGSTVDRGYGMVRTEVHCSRCGSHLGHVFPDGPPPTGLRYCINGVALNFIPENEPA from the coding sequence ATGACAGAAGAAAGCTTTCCGGTCACGCGCAGCGAGGAGGAGTGGCGCGCGCGCCTCACGCGCGAGCAATATGAAGTGATGCGCGGCCATGGCACGGAGCGGCCGGGAAGTTGCGCGCTCAATCACGAGAAAAGGCGCGGCGTCTTTTGTTGCGCGGGCTGCGACCAGCCGCTCTTCCGCTCGGGGGAGAAGTTCGAGAGCGGCACAGGCTGGCCGAGCTTCTTCGACCCCCTGCCGGGCGCGCTCGGCTCAACGGTGGACCGCGGCTACGGCATGGTGCGCACAGAGGTGCATTGCAGCCGGTGCGGGTCCCATCTCGGCCATGTGTTCCCCGATGGCCCCCCGCCGACCGGGCTGCGCTATTGCATCAACGGGGTCGCCCTGAATTTCATCCCCGAAAACGAGCCCGCATGA